The segment CTATAGCGATTTTTCTTTTTTAAGATATGATTTCGAACTATTGTACTACTGTTTGCGGTAATCACTAGGAGATATCCCTTCTTTTCGTTTAAAGAGATAACTAAAATAATTAGGGTCATTATAGCCGACTTCACTGGCGATCACTGCTAATTTCCAGTCTGTTGTCCGCAATAATTTTTTGGATTCGCTGATCCTTCTATTAGTAAGATATTCAATGAATGTTTGTCCCAAAGCTTGTGAAAAAATCGTACTGAAATGGGAACTGCTTAAATTTATATAGTCAGCGACGTTATTCAGAGAGATCTCTGGATTGGAAAAATTATTGTCGATATAAATTATCGACTGTTGGATGATCTGTTTATATTTAGACATTTCCGGATGTATCTGCGGCTCCTTCAAGATATAAAGGATCGTTGTCAGATAATTTTTATACTTTTCGACATCTGCGGCGATATCAGCTAAAAGATCAGTTTCTTCTGTAAGTGCTGAGGGAGGAAAGTCTTGTTTTATTTGTTTGACGATAGCATTGAGTTCATTTAAAACAAAGTAACGAAAAGCCGGCTGCTGTTCTTTTTTCAAGCGCTGATTATTTGTTAGTCCTTGTATCAACTCAGGTATTTCACTTACTGAAAGCTCAGCTATTCTTTCTTTAAGATTTATATCGAGGAAGCTATTATTTCTAATAGTATCCAGATATTTATAGCTAAGAACGTTAGGAGAAAAATCAATTCGCGAAAATTCTAAAAGATTTTTAGCAGTCCGGTAGCTTTCTTGGATTTCGCTGATTCGTTCGACTGGCTGACCAATCGTTATAAATATTTTTGAACCGTCTTTATTGACAACCGTTTTAGCTAAAAACTGTGCAACGTCCTCTGCTTTATCCATCAGTTGATGGGGCTCTTTGTTTAAAACAAGGATCTTGATGAAACGAGAGGATACGGTGGAAAAAACGATCTCAGGATCATCATCAAATCTGGAACCTAGGCTTTCTCGAAAGATATAATAGTCTTCAAAATTTTTATTCATGTAATTTGCTGCCAGCAAAACAGCATATTTTTTTCCTACGATGGAACAGGATAGTTCTTGCGCATTTTTGATTGCTTCAGTTAGTGAAAGCTGATTTTTAAATAACAAATTTAAAAATAGATTCTTTTTGACTTCTTGCGACAATGTTTCTGCTTCTTTATCTTTTTGTCTGATTGTTCCGTTTTTCTCTTCTAAATTGGCTAATGTTTTTATGAGTGTTTTTTCCAGTTCTTCCGGTTTGATGGGTTTTAGTAAATAATCGTCCGCTTGAAGCTGAATTGCTGCTTTGGCGTAAGTAAATTCATCAAATCCACTGATAAAAATAATCCGAATGTGAGGCATGATTTTTTTGATTTCCTGTGATAACTCAATACCGTCCATAAAGGGCATTCGGATATCAGTGAGAAGGATATCCGGTTTTGTTTCTAAAATCAGCGGTAATGCAGTTTCACCATCGCCAGCTTCACCGACAAAAGAGATAGGGAGTGTTGTTTCTAAGTTTTTTATCTGCTTCTTTAAAGAAGCACGAATCAGATGCTCATCTTCGACTAAAAAAACATTATACATTATCGAAATCTCCTTCTTTATCATATATAGGGATGCGGATGTCGACTTCCGTTCCTTCCTCATAAGTACTTTTTACAGTGATTTTTGCTTCATTTCCGTAATAAAGCAGTAGACGTTTATTGACGTTGAACAAACCATAGCCGTCTCTAAATTCAGTATCTAGCCCATTTTCCAATTCGTTGTTTATTTCCGCTAATTTATCAGGCAGTATACCTTTTCCATTATCAGTTATGGAGAAATGGATCAATCCGTTTTTATCAAGCTCTCCTGTGATCGCTACTTTCCCCGGTCTGCGAACCAGCTTTGTTCCGTGGTAAACAGCATTTTCGACAATTGGCTGCAAAATCATTTTTAAAATCGGATAAGTGTAAATTTCTTCAGAAACATCAATTGTATAAGACAGCGTATCACCGTATCTGATTTTTAAAATAAATAAATAGTCGCGAATATGGCTGACTTCTTTTTCAATCGTGATCCAGTCTTTTCCTTTGCTTAAAGAAATGCGAAAGAAATCAGAAAGGGCATAGGTCATGGCTTGTACATTTTCCATATCACCAGCTTCTGCTAACGCTAAGATCGCGTCCAAACTGTTATAAATAAAATGAGGTGTAATCTGTGCCTGTAATGTACGAACTTCACTTTGAGCCAAATTATACTGTTTCAAGGCGTTTTCTTCTAAAAGTCTAGTTAAGTTGTCCGCCATTTTATTCATATTGTCACCAAGGACTTTTATTTCATTTTCCGGCAGCTGGACAACACGATAATTTAAATGACCTTGGGAAATTTCCGCTGCCATTTTGACCATTTTTTCTATTGGCAGTTGAATCTGATTGATCAAACGCTGACTTGTTTTTCGAGCAATATAAATGATTGCACAGATGATGCAGATCTCGATGATTGACAATAGGATCAACGACTGTTGGACTTTTTGACTTCTTTCCGCGGCTAGATTGATCTCTACCTCTACGAATTTTTGAATGATCTCATGGACCAGACCGATAGAAGATTCAATGTGTGCCATCAGCATCTCGTTATGTTCAAAATCCTCATTATTGTTCAAGTTATCAATAATCTGGTCGATATAACTTTCCAGATTGTTCAGCGCCCGCAAAGCTACATCCAGTGTACTGTTTTCCTGAGGTGTTTGGGTGTTTTCCTTGATTTCATTGATTCTTTTTTTAATGGTCAGGATGATATTATCTTCCGTGAATTCTTGTGGCGAGATTTGCCCATATGTCAATCCCCAGGCTTCTTCTAAAATTTTCTCGTCTACTTCTGTTGAAATGCTGTTTGCCCGAGAAATATTATTGATGCTGTTTTCATAAGTAAAAAGATGTCGTGTATACATCACTACACTGATTAAAAGCGGCGTGATCGCTAAGAGAATCATCAGATAATTTGTTCTATGAAGGAGACGTTTGATACTGTTTTTTTCTGTCATTTGTCGTTCTCCTTAATAATTTCGTGGAGGGATGCTATCAAGATTCCCCTGATCCGAGAAGACCGTTTCAGGAATATAGACATCCTCAGGAAGTTTATCGCCATTAAAGTAACGAGTCACCGCATTAGCAACATACCATCCCATAAATGGATTGCACTCTACAACACAATTGACCGTTCCGTTTTTCAACAAATCGATCATTTCTTTTTGTGCATCGATACTAACGATTACGAGATTTTTATCTAAACGAGTCTCGTCTTCTTTTAATGCTTCTAACGCACCTAACGTCATCTCGTCTGAATGGCTGTACAAAACATCGATATCATCAAGAATTCCGTCATTTATCGCTTTAGCCATGACTTCTTTAGCTTTCAGTCTGATATAGTCTCCTCTTAACGTTTGGGTGATCGTGATATTCTTATTTCGACCAATCGTTTCTACAAAACCATTATGTCGTAAAGTAGTAGGAGAAGTATTTTCTGCTCCTTGTAGTTCTAAGACATTTACTTGCTGATCTTTATCCTCACTAAAATAATTTGCTACATATAATCCTGCCCGATTTCCTTGCGCTTTGAAGCTGGAACCGATGTGAGTCAGATATAGTCCGCTTTTTTCAGTCTGAATATTTCTATCCACGATGATCACAGGAATACCGGCTTTTTTTGCTTCTTCTAACACTGTTTCCCAACCATCTTCTTGGATGGGAGAAATAACGATCATATCTACTTGGTAGGCAATAAAAGACAGTACGTCTTGAATCTGACGTTTTTGATTGGAATAGCTGTTTTTATAAAGTACTTGAAATCCTTTCTTTTGCAACTCCTCACGAATAGAAGTCGTATGGGCTTTTCGCCAACTGCTTTCTATACCAGCTTGTGAAAAACCGATGACCGGCTCTGTTTGTACATGGTCCTGGGCTGGATTATAGCCACAACCGCTCAAAAATATAAATAGTCCTAGCAAAAGCAGAATAATTTTCTTTTTCATAGTCCCCTCCGTTAAAGCGCTGTCAAAAGTATTTTACCATGAGTGTCAAATTGTGAAAAAAGCCAAAATTCGTAAAAAAACTAAGATTTTACCAAAAAAATCCAAGATTCTGCAGAAAAAACGTATAATTCTTTAGATAAGGCAAATAAAATTCAATGTAAGCGCTTTTTGTATCGATTAATATAAGAGTACAAATAAGCAGACGGAGGTTTAGCGATGAAAATTGGGTTTAAGAAAATTGTTTTAGGTGCATTATCACTAGTAACACTTGGAACATTGGCAGCTTGTGGTGGAGGAAATGCTTCAGGCGGTGGAGGAGAAGAGAAAGGTTTTATAGGGATTTCTATGCCGACAAAATCAGCAGAGCGTTGGATCGCTGATGGAAATAACATTGTTGAGCAACTAGAGAAAAAAGGCTATAAAACAGACCTTCAATATGGCGAAGATAAAGTGGAAAATCAGGTAGCACAAATTGAGAACATGATCACTAAAGGCGTTGATACATTGGTTATTGCTTCAATCGATGGATCAGCATTGACAGACGTATTAGAAAAAGCCCATCAATCTGATATCAAAGTAA is part of the Enterococcus mediterraneensis genome and harbors:
- a CDS encoding response regulator — translated: MYNVFLVEDEHLIRASLKKQIKNLETTLPISFVGEAGDGETALPLILETKPDILLTDIRMPFMDGIELSQEIKKIMPHIRIIFISGFDEFTYAKAAIQLQADDYLLKPIKPEELEKTLIKTLANLEEKNGTIRQKDKEAETLSQEVKKNLFLNLLFKNQLSLTEAIKNAQELSCSIVGKKYAVLLAANYMNKNFEDYYIFRESLGSRFDDDPEIVFSTVSSRFIKILVLNKEPHQLMDKAEDVAQFLAKTVVNKDGSKIFITIGQPVERISEIQESYRTAKNLLEFSRIDFSPNVLSYKYLDTIRNNSFLDINLKERIAELSVSEIPELIQGLTNNQRLKKEQQPAFRYFVLNELNAIVKQIKQDFPPSALTEETDLLADIAADVEKYKNYLTTILYILKEPQIHPEMSKYKQIIQQSIIYIDNNFSNPEISLNNVADYINLSSSHFSTIFSQALGQTFIEYLTNRRISESKKLLRTTDWKLAVIASEVGYNDPNYFSYLFKRKEGISPSDYRKQ
- a CDS encoding sensor histidine kinase produces the protein MTEKNSIKRLLHRTNYLMILLAITPLLISVVMYTRHLFTYENSINNISRANSISTEVDEKILEEAWGLTYGQISPQEFTEDNIILTIKKRINEIKENTQTPQENSTLDVALRALNNLESYIDQIIDNLNNNEDFEHNEMLMAHIESSIGLVHEIIQKFVEVEINLAAERSQKVQQSLILLSIIEICIICAIIYIARKTSQRLINQIQLPIEKMVKMAAEISQGHLNYRVVQLPENEIKVLGDNMNKMADNLTRLLEENALKQYNLAQSEVRTLQAQITPHFIYNSLDAILALAEAGDMENVQAMTYALSDFFRISLSKGKDWITIEKEVSHIRDYLFILKIRYGDTLSYTIDVSEEIYTYPILKMILQPIVENAVYHGTKLVRRPGKVAITGELDKNGLIHFSITDNGKGILPDKLAEINNELENGLDTEFRDGYGLFNVNKRLLLYYGNEAKITVKSTYEEGTEVDIRIPIYDKEGDFDNV
- a CDS encoding ABC transporter substrate-binding protein: MKKKIILLLLGLFIFLSGCGYNPAQDHVQTEPVIGFSQAGIESSWRKAHTTSIREELQKKGFQVLYKNSYSNQKRQIQDVLSFIAYQVDMIVISPIQEDGWETVLEEAKKAGIPVIIVDRNIQTEKSGLYLTHIGSSFKAQGNRAGLYVANYFSEDKDQQVNVLELQGAENTSPTTLRHNGFVETIGRNKNITITQTLRGDYIRLKAKEVMAKAINDGILDDIDVLYSHSDEMTLGALEALKEDETRLDKNLVIVSIDAQKEMIDLLKNGTVNCVVECNPFMGWYVANAVTRYFNGDKLPEDVYIPETVFSDQGNLDSIPPRNY